In Flavobacteriales bacterium, one genomic interval encodes:
- a CDS encoding Rieske (2Fe-2S) protein: MKRRDFLLRSCQACAALAIIPAATLASCSGAKGLALTATNGMVQVPVAQLDVSGNTMVKAKGAPDNFMVIKNTDGTYEAIGLKCPHKGGPVKMKGGQLVCSWHGSAFDTTGHVIKGPSKDDLPRYKTELLGEMLHVKFA; the protein is encoded by the coding sequence ATGAAAAGGCGCGACTTTCTTTTACGCTCATGTCAGGCTTGTGCAGCATTGGCAATTATCCCAGCGGCCACGTTAGCGAGCTGTTCAGGTGCTAAAGGATTAGCCCTTACCGCAACGAATGGGATGGTGCAGGTTCCAGTGGCGCAATTGGATGTGAGTGGCAACACGATGGTAAAAGCTAAAGGTGCACCGGATAACTTCATGGTCATCAAGAATACGGATGGAACCTATGAGGCCATCGGGTTGAAATGTCCACACAAAGGTGGTCCCGTAAAAATGAAGGGTGGGCAGTTGGTGTGTAGTTGGCACGGAAGTGCGTTCGATACGACCGGCCACGTTATAAAAGGTCCTTCGAAAGATGACCTGCCACGTTACAAAACGGAACTGCTCGGAGAAATGCTCCACGTGAAATTCGCCTAG
- a CDS encoding TonB-dependent receptor plug domain-containing protein, which produces MRSLLFIVTLTFGAFASAQSSITGSVTDEADLPMVGVVATLGEATLLGTTSAKDGSFELRGIGTGRQVLHLRFIGYAPLDTTIDVVADEEFIYNFSMMPDPLTMRSAEITALRGGENSPFARSLVTKEELAKRNTGVDLPYLLELEPSVVVTSDAGTGIGYTGMRIRGTDATRTNITLNGVPFNDMESQGAFLVNLPDLASSAEDIEIQRGIGTSTNGPAAFGATVNLRTTSVKKDPWGTIGVSGGSFNTQRYSMSAGTGLIKDRFSFDLRLSSITSDGYIDRATSDLKSYFLQCAWAGKKRSLRLITFRGKELTYQSWGGVPREVIDTNRTYNEYTYKNEVDNYDQSHFQLIFEEKLGVNTTFNLTGFRVDGKGYFENLKANVESPGYFPDPIVVGSDTVLMNDFIIRRWLDNSMLGVNASISHRFNGHDLILGGSYSDYRGSHFGEVIWARFAGPFSNDLRYYDDDARKTDGNIYAKLNLKLKDRLHLFGDLQMRTVKYDFLGFNDDLNSAIQNSAFTFFNPKAGMNWRIHEGGRLYGSVALANREPNRDDFTETTPTSRPTSERMIDHEVGYERRGSKYATGLNLYYMDYTDQLVLTGELNDVGAALRTNVASSYRAGLELTWVAQFTHWLSWKGNATFSRNRILDLTEFVDDWDTGGQEAVNYPETPIAFSPEMIAGSELGLRFWQNEGIGSANITLVTKYVGEQYLDNSGSADRALDAYFVNDLRINISLLQRKNAPKVDLNVTARNIFNELYASNGWSYGFLSDGERNELVGLYPQAPLNFMCGLTVSF; this is translated from the coding sequence ATGAGGTCTTTATTATTTATCGTCACGTTAACATTTGGCGCTTTTGCATCTGCGCAATCTTCGATCACCGGATCGGTAACGGATGAGGCGGACTTGCCGATGGTCGGTGTCGTTGCAACCCTAGGAGAAGCAACCTTGCTGGGTACTACTTCCGCAAAGGATGGATCCTTCGAATTACGTGGGATCGGAACTGGTCGACAGGTTCTGCATTTACGCTTCATTGGTTATGCACCATTGGATACGACGATCGATGTCGTTGCAGATGAGGAATTCATTTATAATTTCTCTATGATGCCGGATCCGTTGACGATGCGTTCGGCGGAAATAACCGCATTGCGTGGTGGTGAGAATTCGCCATTTGCAAGATCTCTGGTTACAAAAGAAGAGTTAGCGAAAAGGAATACAGGAGTTGACCTGCCTTATTTGCTGGAGTTGGAACCAAGTGTAGTTGTTACCAGTGATGCAGGTACTGGAATTGGTTACACGGGCATGCGTATTCGTGGAACCGATGCAACGCGTACCAACATTACATTGAACGGCGTTCCATTCAACGATATGGAAAGTCAAGGTGCATTCTTGGTGAATTTGCCGGATCTCGCTTCAAGTGCTGAGGACATTGAAATACAACGCGGGATCGGCACCAGTACCAATGGTCCGGCGGCATTCGGTGCTACGGTCAATCTTCGTACGACCAGTGTAAAGAAGGATCCCTGGGGAACAATTGGTGTCAGTGGTGGGTCATTCAATACGCAACGTTATAGTATGTCTGCTGGTACGGGGTTGATCAAGGATCGCTTCAGTTTTGATCTGCGGTTGAGTTCAATTACCAGCGATGGGTACATCGATCGTGCGACATCCGATCTGAAAAGTTACTTCCTTCAATGCGCATGGGCAGGAAAGAAAAGATCACTTCGCTTAATCACCTTCCGTGGAAAAGAACTGACCTACCAGTCGTGGGGAGGAGTGCCTCGCGAGGTGATCGATACGAACCGAACATACAACGAGTACACGTATAAGAATGAAGTGGACAATTATGATCAGTCCCATTTTCAATTGATCTTCGAAGAAAAGCTGGGCGTCAATACCACTTTCAATCTAACGGGTTTCAGAGTGGATGGCAAAGGTTATTTTGAGAACCTGAAGGCCAATGTTGAGAGTCCCGGTTATTTCCCGGATCCTATCGTAGTTGGAAGTGACACGGTGCTGATGAACGACTTCATAATCCGTCGCTGGCTTGATAACTCAATGTTAGGAGTGAATGCCTCAATTTCGCATCGGTTCAACGGTCATGATCTAATTCTAGGTGGGTCATATAGCGATTACCGAGGTTCACATTTTGGCGAGGTGATCTGGGCGCGTTTCGCAGGACCGTTCAGCAATGATCTCCGCTATTATGATGATGACGCGCGGAAAACGGATGGCAACATCTATGCTAAGCTGAATTTGAAATTGAAAGATCGACTACATCTATTCGGTGATCTACAAATGCGCACGGTGAAGTATGATTTTTTGGGATTCAATGACGACCTGAACAGTGCGATACAGAACAGTGCGTTCACATTCTTCAATCCGAAGGCCGGCATGAATTGGCGCATTCATGAAGGTGGGCGTCTCTATGGATCCGTTGCACTAGCGAACCGCGAACCGAATCGCGATGATTTCACGGAAACCACTCCAACGAGCAGGCCGACGAGTGAACGAATGATCGACCATGAAGTGGGTTATGAGCGGCGTGGGTCGAAGTATGCCACTGGATTGAACCTGTACTACATGGATTACACCGATCAATTGGTCCTCACCGGAGAACTTAACGATGTGGGCGCAGCGCTGCGAACGAATGTTGCATCAAGTTATCGGGCTGGCCTGGAATTGACATGGGTCGCACAATTCACACACTGGTTGAGCTGGAAAGGAAATGCGACATTCAGTCGGAACCGGATCTTGGACCTTACCGAGTTTGTTGATGATTGGGATACGGGCGGGCAAGAGGCAGTGAATTATCCGGAAACACCGATCGCATTCAGTCCGGAGATGATCGCCGGAAGTGAACTTGGGCTTCGTTTTTGGCAGAACGAAGGAATAGGCTCTGCGAATATCACGCTGGTTACGAAGTACGTGGGTGAACAATATCTGGATAACAGTGGAAGTGCCGATCGTGCGTTGGATGCATATTTCGTGAATGACCTGCGGATCAACATATCCTTGCTTCAGCGGAAGAACGCGCCTAAAGTTGATCTCAATGTGACGGCCCGTAATATTTTCAATGAGTTGTACGCGAGCAATGGATGGAGTTATGGTTTTCTTTCGGATGGTGAACGAAATGAATTGGTAGGTCTTTATCCCCAAGCACCGCTGAACTTTATGTGTGGTTTAACTGTTTCATTTTGA
- a CDS encoding nicotinamide mononucleotide transporter: MGLSTAEILEWISVILNILFTILLGREIRLGWLLGFVASAIGVWLYAEQSAWLMSALNGFYAAMGIYGWWNWGRTEVVGKITTMSLAMHVGMIALGGLITFGLVLLMRAIGLEGEYLWMEAFIAAFAIIATWLMSKKVLENWFYWTIGDAFGVYYNYKMEFNAYTLLMLVYIVLAVIGFINWRKQMTLQIATSEK, from the coding sequence TTGGGTTTATCGACTGCCGAGATCCTTGAATGGATATCGGTTATCCTCAACATTCTTTTTACGATCCTGCTCGGACGAGAGATCCGTCTCGGTTGGTTATTGGGATTCGTTGCGAGTGCTATCGGCGTTTGGCTGTATGCAGAACAGAGCGCTTGGTTGATGAGCGCATTGAACGGATTCTATGCCGCCATGGGTATCTACGGCTGGTGGAATTGGGGCCGTACGGAGGTTGTTGGCAAGATCACGACCATGAGTTTAGCGATGCATGTAGGCATGATCGCGTTGGGTGGGCTGATCACATTCGGGCTGGTGTTATTGATGCGTGCTATCGGACTCGAAGGAGAGTATTTATGGATGGAAGCATTCATAGCCGCGTTCGCAATTATTGCAACGTGGTTGATGAGCAAAAAGGTCTTGGAGAATTGGTTCTATTGGACGATCGGCGATGCGTTCGGTGTTTACTACAACTACAAAATGGAGTTCAATGCCTACACGTTGTTGATGCTGGTGTACATCGTCTTGGCCGTAATTGGTTTCATCAATTGGCGAAAGCAGATGACGCTCCAAATTGCCACTTCTGAAAAATGA
- a CDS encoding type II toxin-antitoxin system RelE/ParE family toxin: MTSTLVWRGAAIRDLQLIYDQYEALSSGTGERFLSELDEYVTFVVDHPSANPKWRSHYRKITLVHFPYLVIYGYQKGTVTIFSIFHGKRNPAKWGKPK, encoded by the coding sequence ATGACGTCAACGCTGGTGTGGCGTGGAGCTGCCATTCGGGATCTTCAACTAATTTATGATCAGTACGAGGCCTTATCCAGCGGGACAGGGGAACGATTCCTGAGCGAGTTGGACGAATATGTCACTTTCGTAGTGGACCATCCGAGTGCAAATCCCAAGTGGCGGTCCCACTATCGCAAGATCACTCTTGTACACTTTCCTTACTTGGTGATCTATGGTTATCAAAAAGGAACGGTCACCATCTTCAGTATTTTCCATGGCAAACGTAATCCGGCAAAATGGGGAAAGCCAAAGTGA
- a CDS encoding leucine-rich repeat domain-containing protein, whose amino-acid sequence MTIRLVIFILFVLVVSKVNGQLLDAIALDSVHTYTSLEKALLEPEKTYRLDLSGKKLKELPESIRDLKNLNALDLGSNKLKVVPEWLGEMKYLQELRIARNKLVDFPVLICKLIHLKRLDLSRNALTGLPPCIGELTELTSLDLWSNDLAEFPEEMEKLDKLRFMDLRAIMFEEPEMERIEGLVPKAKVYFSQPCNCGM is encoded by the coding sequence ATGACCATCAGGCTCGTCATTTTCATACTGTTCGTGCTGGTCGTTTCCAAAGTGAATGGACAATTACTCGATGCGATCGCGCTTGATTCAGTGCATACGTATACCAGTTTGGAGAAGGCACTTCTGGAACCAGAGAAGACATATAGGTTGGACCTATCCGGTAAGAAACTGAAAGAACTTCCGGAAAGCATTCGTGACCTGAAGAACTTGAACGCGTTGGATCTTGGCAGTAACAAGCTGAAGGTGGTCCCGGAATGGTTGGGAGAAATGAAATACCTCCAGGAGTTGCGGATCGCACGGAACAAACTGGTTGATTTTCCTGTGTTGATCTGCAAATTGATACATCTAAAACGGTTGGATCTTAGCCGCAATGCACTGACCGGTCTTCCACCTTGCATTGGTGAACTAACGGAGCTGACCTCTTTGGATCTCTGGAGCAATGATCTTGCGGAGTTTCCGGAAGAGATGGAGAAGTTGGACAAACTAAGATTCATGGATCTACGGGCGATCATGTTCGAAGAACCGGAAATGGAGCGTATTGAAGGCCTTGTCCCCAAAGCAAAGGTCTACTTCTCGCAACCGTGTAATTGCGGTATGTAA
- a CDS encoding T9SS type A sorting domain-containing protein: MKRHILLPLLAFLTFSGVAQLAPQQPASLLEHMIEVNAEWKTNDTTNPVYDGPVSFANEAERIATHLHMVGERLSATSSAGLSAEAFANRNVLLEKLDAYADRGIFPQNIVLPFRNPIFIDPNGTACAVGQLMIESGAMDLAQRIDAEMETAYVREMHWPEIGEWAKTNGFSTDELAWIQPGYAPPIPWSTLGGGTNGSVTVVRTLASGELLVAGNFTDAGGVSCMNVARWNGANYVEMGSPMNGTISAAIEHNGDIYLGGSFNGGTSDLLRWNAGNWEAQAAFSSKYAQINAMHVHNGDLYVAGSMSGFAGIDDLVLRKNGTIWEQVGEVLNETIFCLATLDGDLVAGGLFDGTYSSTTPDISHVAVLSNNSWTQLGDGLDAPVHALLNVNGTLYAGGTLFANVVPVFGLARIGGTGISWEMLMPNKVDYMFPNQGPAYIGSLALYQDKVYAAGDFNYSSGAVGLFSYNLVQFNGTPDDLSPMIGVLDGSINTLAVNNASLLIGGEFTTPHAHVATTDLTAAINDDLQLAPLAISPNPSSEIITIQVPTGMTTNAMLRVTDASGKIIRVESVRNGNSYRLNVGILATGSYQIDLLEGNARASGRFIKQ; this comes from the coding sequence ATGAAACGACACATACTCCTCCCCTTGCTCGCCTTCCTAACATTTTCCGGCGTCGCACAATTAGCACCACAACAACCTGCTTCACTCCTTGAGCATATGATCGAAGTGAACGCAGAATGGAAAACGAACGATACCACGAACCCAGTTTATGACGGTCCGGTATCCTTTGCGAATGAGGCTGAACGTATTGCAACACACCTACACATGGTCGGCGAGCGCTTGAGCGCTACATCCAGTGCAGGTCTTTCTGCTGAAGCATTCGCAAACCGGAACGTACTGCTGGAAAAATTGGATGCGTACGCTGATCGCGGGATCTTTCCTCAGAACATTGTGCTTCCGTTCCGCAATCCGATCTTCATAGATCCAAATGGAACCGCATGTGCCGTGGGTCAGTTGATGATCGAGAGTGGCGCAATGGATCTTGCTCAACGCATAGATGCTGAAATGGAAACAGCATACGTTCGCGAGATGCATTGGCCCGAGATCGGCGAATGGGCGAAGACCAATGGTTTCTCTACCGATGAATTGGCATGGATCCAACCAGGATATGCTCCGCCCATTCCTTGGAGCACATTGGGTGGCGGGACCAACGGGTCGGTGACGGTGGTAAGAACGCTCGCGAGTGGGGAACTTCTCGTTGCGGGGAATTTCACGGACGCAGGGGGCGTATCGTGTATGAACGTGGCGCGATGGAATGGTGCGAATTATGTTGAGATGGGTTCGCCAATGAATGGAACAATTTCCGCTGCGATCGAACACAATGGAGATATTTATCTTGGAGGGTCCTTCAACGGAGGCACTAGTGACCTTCTGCGTTGGAACGCTGGCAACTGGGAAGCACAAGCCGCGTTCTCCAGTAAATATGCACAGATCAATGCTATGCATGTACACAATGGAGACCTCTATGTAGCTGGGTCCATGAGCGGCTTTGCAGGGATCGATGACCTGGTGTTGCGCAAGAATGGGACTATCTGGGAACAGGTCGGTGAAGTCTTGAATGAAACCATTTTCTGTCTAGCCACTCTTGATGGCGATCTTGTAGCCGGTGGCCTATTTGATGGAACCTATTCATCAACGACCCCGGATATCTCCCATGTTGCCGTGCTCAGTAATAATTCTTGGACCCAACTTGGCGACGGCCTGGATGCTCCGGTACATGCGTTGTTGAACGTAAATGGCACACTATACGCCGGTGGAACTCTCTTTGCGAACGTGGTTCCTGTATTCGGGCTGGCACGTATTGGTGGTACCGGCATCAGTTGGGAAATGCTCATGCCGAACAAAGTGGATTACATGTTCCCGAACCAAGGTCCGGCATACATTGGTTCACTGGCTTTGTATCAGGACAAAGTGTATGCTGCAGGCGATTTCAATTACTCAAGTGGCGCGGTCGGTCTATTCAGTTATAACCTGGTACAATTCAACGGAACGCCGGATGACCTTTCACCAATGATCGGTGTGTTGGATGGTAGCATCAATACCCTTGCCGTGAACAACGCCAGCTTATTGATCGGTGGGGAATTCACAACTCCTCACGCTCATGTTGCAACTACAGACCTAACCGCCGCCATCAACGATGACCTTCAACTAGCACCCCTCGCGATCTCACCGAATCCATCCTCGGAGATCATTACGATCCAAGTTCCAACGGGCATGACCACAAATGCAATGCTCCGTGTGACCGATGCGTCCGGAAAGATCATTCGTGTTGAGTCTGTCCGGAACGGCAATTCCTATCGATTGAATGTTGGAATATTGGCGACCGGAAGCTATCAGATCGACCTGCTGGAAGGGAATGCACGCGCAAGCGGAAGGTTCATTAAACAATAA
- a CDS encoding T9SS type A sorting domain-containing protein, translating to MSLRATLIAINLLYIFGVQQVFAQGVNNFWLGGYANWSGTPHGGVNLNFLSGSLDKSYIIREIDFYRCNTNISDNVGERLISSNGSFLGNAMGDTLMNGTGLSPSFYTELYPEGLHINQAVLVLPQPGGASTYLLFHSTIDDGPNSAASFLYATTINMEGDGGLGEVVIKNEVVIEDALNPGKITAVRHANGRDWWVFCRRTNSNIFQHLLVTPEGVTVDGTQAIGIFRPADAGQVCFSPDGTKFAYYWGVQDLEVFDFDRCTGLFSNPVFIPIDDTNGGGGVAFSPNSRFLYVPSVADVYQFDTEAADIEASMVIVATWDGFYSPSEPFATAFSIAQLAPDGKIYIGTGNSTFHLHVIHNPDQPGLACNLEQHGVELDRWYSNSLPNHPNYHLGPIDGSVCDSLGINVGVVPPLHRRGEGGEVGVRAHPNPSTGQFTISYAANSEVGSLEVIDAAGRVVLQERIPQWSTIHNFDISDQEHGAYTATIRWGVTKLSTYLTVLR from the coding sequence ATGAGCTTAAGAGCTACCTTGATTGCGATTAACCTACTGTACATCTTTGGTGTGCAGCAGGTTTTCGCACAAGGTGTAAATAACTTTTGGTTGGGTGGGTATGCGAATTGGTCTGGGACACCTCACGGCGGGGTTAACCTCAATTTCTTAAGCGGTAGTCTTGACAAATCTTATATCATCCGAGAAATTGATTTTTACCGGTGCAATACGAATATTTCAGACAATGTAGGTGAAAGGTTAATTTCTAGTAACGGCAGTTTCTTAGGCAATGCAATGGGTGATACACTCATGAATGGGACAGGGCTCAGTCCTAGTTTTTACACCGAGCTTTATCCTGAGGGATTGCACATCAATCAAGCAGTTTTGGTTCTGCCGCAGCCCGGTGGTGCAAGTACTTATCTGCTTTTTCATAGCACAATTGATGACGGACCGAATTCAGCTGCATCTTTTCTTTATGCAACCACGATAAACATGGAAGGAGATGGTGGTTTAGGAGAAGTGGTTATTAAAAACGAAGTCGTAATTGAAGATGCCTTGAATCCGGGTAAGATTACGGCAGTCAGACACGCGAATGGTCGCGACTGGTGGGTTTTCTGTAGAAGAACTAATAGCAATATATTTCAACACCTGTTAGTTACACCCGAAGGGGTAACCGTTGATGGTACCCAGGCCATTGGCATATTTCGCCCCGCAGATGCCGGCCAAGTTTGTTTTTCACCAGATGGTACCAAGTTCGCGTATTACTGGGGTGTTCAAGATTTAGAGGTTTTCGATTTCGACCGTTGTACTGGTTTGTTTTCCAATCCGGTTTTCATACCCATCGACGACACGAATGGCGGTGGCGGAGTAGCGTTTTCGCCCAATAGTCGGTTTCTGTATGTGCCATCTGTAGCAGATGTATACCAGTTCGATACGGAGGCCGCCGATATTGAGGCATCTATGGTAATTGTCGCTACGTGGGACGGGTTTTATTCACCATCCGAACCGTTTGCTACAGCGTTTAGTATTGCCCAACTTGCACCAGACGGCAAAATCTACATCGGCACCGGCAATTCCACCTTTCACCTGCACGTAATTCATAATCCCGACCAACCCGGTTTGGCATGCAACTTAGAGCAACACGGCGTGGAGTTAGATAGGTGGTACAGCAACTCCTTACCCAACCACCCCAACTACCACTTAGGCCCCATAGATGGGAGTGTGTGTGATAGCTTGGGGATCAACGTTGGCGTTGTCCCCCCTCTCCACCGGAGAGGGGAAGGGGGTGAGGTGGGCGTGCGCGCCCATCCCAACCCAAGCACCGGGCAGTTCACCATCAGTTATGCGGCAAATTCAGAAGTAGGTTCTTTGGAGGTAATTGATGCAGCGGGCCGCGTGGTCTTGCAAGAGCGCATACCGCAATGGAGCACCATTCATAACTTCGATATCAGTGATCAAGAACACGGTGCATACACAGCCACAATACGCTGGGGCGTTACAAAACTGTCAACGTACTTAACTGTTTTACGATGA
- a CDS encoding bifunctional riboflavin kinase/FAD synthetase has product MRVHTSLETIKQVRRPVLTTGTFDGVHRGHRTMLQRLTAIAKDEGGESVLFTFHPHPRMVLFPGDNDLKLLCTHEEKIALLEAAGLEHLLVIPFSRDFSRMRATDYVREFLVGEIGVRCVVVGYDHRFGRNREGDLLLLRQLGDMNDFRVEEIPAQEVDHVRVSSTKVRNALLEGKVEVANELLGYHYPLSGVVVKGDQLGRTLGYPTANIGAIDQHKLVPLDGIYTTGVEVGGEQHVGMLYIGDRPTIRTTETQKSIEVYIFDLDRDLYGESITVRLKDRIRGDMQFSNLDELKAQMDRDRTIAMKLLQLNT; this is encoded by the coding sequence ATGCGCGTTCATACTTCGCTCGAGACGATCAAGCAAGTTCGTCGTCCGGTGCTCACGACGGGCACTTTTGATGGTGTTCATCGCGGCCACCGCACCATGTTGCAACGGCTCACGGCGATCGCAAAGGACGAGGGTGGGGAAAGTGTGCTCTTCACGTTTCATCCACATCCCAGGATGGTTCTTTTTCCGGGTGATAATGATCTGAAACTGCTGTGTACGCATGAAGAAAAGATCGCCTTGTTGGAAGCCGCCGGATTGGAGCATTTGCTCGTAATTCCGTTCTCGCGGGATTTTTCCAGAATGCGTGCAACCGATTACGTCCGCGAGTTCCTAGTGGGCGAGATCGGTGTTCGTTGTGTAGTAGTAGGGTATGATCACCGGTTCGGGCGCAACCGCGAAGGAGACCTTTTATTATTACGTCAGTTGGGTGATATGAATGATTTCCGTGTGGAAGAGATCCCCGCGCAAGAAGTCGACCATGTCCGTGTGAGCAGTACCAAGGTGCGGAACGCATTGCTGGAAGGGAAGGTGGAGGTTGCCAATGAATTGTTGGGATACCATTATCCGTTGAGCGGCGTTGTGGTAAAAGGAGATCAACTCGGGCGTACTTTGGGATACCCAACAGCGAATATCGGTGCCATCGATCAGCATAAACTGGTGCCCTTGGATGGCATCTATACCACTGGCGTTGAAGTGGGCGGTGAACAACACGTAGGCATGCTCTACATCGGAGACCGACCAACGATCCGAACAACGGAGACCCAGAAATCCATCGAAGTGTACATCTTTGATCTGGACCGGGATCTGTATGGTGAATCGATAACCGTACGTTTGAAGGATCGCATCCGAGGCGATATGCAATTCAGTAACTTGGATGAATTGAAAGCACAAATGGATCGGGACAGGACGATCGCAATGAAACTACTGCAGCTCAACACATGA
- a CDS encoding ATP-binding protein, which translates to MPRITVVGPESSGKTTLAEQLMFHFHGGYSSEVAREYLNELERPYIEADLLEIAKEQCRFHGFGEEVFKGFEVQVQTPPMVRGQARERKLRGYMFCDTDLITIYIWSMEKYGRAHPEIERMARTVNFDHWLLCKPDIPWEPDPLRENPHDRDRLFDIYERTLKEFGKPYFIVEGGREERMQKATAKLDLLFGNREVEI; encoded by the coding sequence ATGCCAAGGATCACGGTCGTAGGTCCGGAGAGTAGTGGTAAAACTACGCTAGCGGAACAACTTATGTTCCATTTTCACGGAGGATACTCTTCCGAAGTGGCGCGGGAATATCTGAACGAATTGGAACGTCCGTATATTGAAGCAGATCTGTTGGAGATCGCAAAAGAGCAGTGCCGGTTTCATGGTTTTGGTGAAGAGGTTTTCAAAGGGTTCGAGGTCCAAGTTCAAACGCCTCCCATGGTGCGGGGTCAAGCACGTGAACGGAAATTGCGTGGCTACATGTTCTGCGATACGGACCTGATCACGATCTACATCTGGAGTATGGAAAAATACGGACGAGCACATCCCGAGATCGAACGAATGGCAAGAACCGTAAATTTCGATCATTGGCTTTTATGCAAACCGGATATACCCTGGGAGCCCGACCCGTTGAGAGAGAATCCGCACGACCGGGATCGTCTTTTCGATATCTATGAACGAACGTTGAAGGAATTCGGTAAACCGTATTTTATTGTGGAGGGAGGAAGAGAAGAGCGTATGCAAAAAGCAACTGCCAAACTCGATCTATTATTCGGCAATAGAGAAGTGGAAATCTGA
- a CDS encoding geranylgeranylglyceryl/heptaprenylglyceryl phosphate synthase yields MQHIVSAKNTGRKLLAVLIDPDFGQDEARLERTVQNACMAKADLLFVGGSLLTSAAFNRCVELVKQWSDRPVVLFPGSPAQLSKHADAVLLLSLISGRNPELLIGHHVTAAPTLKAMGIETIPTGYMLVDGGKPTTVSYVSQTLPIPRDKPGIAACTALAGEMLGLRTIYMDTGSGAEFTVSPEMIAAVRNSVDLPIIIGGGIRDAKTARALCTAGADVLVIGTAFEEDPERIFEMREAVA; encoded by the coding sequence ATTCAGCATATCGTATCTGCAAAGAACACCGGGCGCAAACTCCTTGCTGTGCTTATAGACCCAGACTTTGGGCAAGATGAAGCGAGGTTGGAACGCACCGTTCAGAATGCCTGTATGGCAAAGGCGGATCTGCTATTCGTCGGTGGGAGCTTGTTGACTTCCGCTGCGTTCAACAGGTGCGTTGAATTGGTGAAACAATGGAGCGATAGACCGGTCGTGCTGTTTCCTGGAAGTCCTGCACAATTGAGCAAACATGCAGATGCCGTTCTACTACTCTCCCTGATCAGTGGACGTAACCCTGAGTTGTTGATAGGCCACCATGTTACGGCAGCACCTACCCTGAAGGCCATGGGTATTGAAACGATCCCCACCGGGTATATGCTGGTGGATGGAGGGAAGCCAACGACAGTAAGTTACGTGAGCCAAACCTTACCCATACCGCGTGACAAACCTGGTATTGCCGCTTGCACTGCTCTAGCTGGCGAAATGCTGGGCCTACGCACCATCTATATGGATACAGGAAGTGGCGCGGAATTCACCGTATCTCCTGAAATGATCGCAGCAGTGCGCAATAGCGTGGATCTCCCGATCATTATTGGTGGTGGGATCCGGGATGCGAAGACGGCTCGTGCATTGTGTACTGCAGGCGCCGATGTGCTCGTTATCGGAACGGCATTCGAAGAAGACCCGGAGCGGATCTTTGAGATGCGCGAGGCAGTAGCTTGA